From the Syntrophales bacterium genome, the window CTTTCTTCCAAAGCAGGTGGTGAAAAGACGCTTTTATTTTTAAGATATCCCACTACATCCCTTACAATCCATGGGTTACCCAAAACCCCTCTCCCTATCATCACACCGTCACACCCCGTCACATCGAGCATCCTCTGGGCATCTTCGGGCCTTCTTATATCCCCACTCCCCACAACAGGTATATTCAAACACTTTTTTACACGCGCTATAAGTCTCCAGTCCGCCCTGCCCCCAAATCCCTGATTCACTGTACGGGGATGCAGAACCACGGCATCGACACCACAATCCTGAACAACGCGGGCTATCTCCAGGACATTTATTTCGTCGTTACTCCACCCCGAACGCATCTTAACCGTTACTGGCAGGGATGTTGCCTTCCTAATGCTTTGCAGTATAACTGCAACCTTAGAAGGATCCCTCATCAAGATACCCCCCGCCCCAGTCTTTAAAACCTTTTTTACGGGACAGCCCATATTAATATCCACAAGATCGGCACCCCTGTCTGTCACTATTTTCGTAGCTTCGGAAAGTACACCGGGGTCAGAACCAAATATCTGTACGCCGAGAGGCTTATCACCGGGCATGGATTCAAGATACTGATAGCTTTCCCCTGTTCCCCTGACCAGACCGTTAGCGCTGACCATCTCGGTGAAGCACAGAGAAAGTCCGAACTCCCTGACAAGCAATCTGAAGACGAGATCTGTAATTCCCGCCATCGGCGCTAAAAACACGTTATTTTTTAGAAATAATTTTCCTATTTTCATCTGTTTGCTCGTGAAGTGGTAAAGCTCCGTGCTATAGTTTATAACGCCTTACCCAAAAGGATTCCCGTACATGGCAGCAAATTCCGCTACACAGCTCGCTCCTTGACCAAGGACACGAATTTCAAAACTTATGTGCTATTATTTTAAGTCTTTGGTCCTTGAACCCTCAGTTAACGACCTGTCTATCAACGCTTTATTATATGCGGCAAAGATGTCTCTCCTTGAAAGAATACCCACTATCTTTCTGGGATTATTCTCATCAACTACAGGAAGCTGCTCTATATTCTTGAATCCTATTTTTTCTAAGGCACTATCCAAATCTTCATTTTCGGTAATGGTAATAACATTCGTTGTTGAGAGCTCTTTTGCCACCACCAGATGCCCTAATTCCTCTTTGAAGATGATTTCTTTAAAATCTTGAAAGGTTAATATCCCGGAGAGTAATCCACTGCTGTCAACAACCGGAAAACTTGAATGTTTGCTTAAAAGGGTAAATTCCAATAATTGTTTCAGGGGCATGTTTTCAGATACGGTTTCTACTTCATCCGTCATGGCATCCTTCACCAAAAGTGCTTTCATGACATTTGTTTCCCTACCAGCCCTTATATCAACCCCTCTTCTTAAGAGTTTCAATGTATAAATGGACTCTCTCTTGATATGATTGGCTACAACATTGCTGATAATACAGGAAAGCATGAGAGGAAGAATGATTTTGTAATCCCCTGTCATTTCAAACAGGATAAGGATGGCGCTAAGTGGACCATGTGTAGCTCCCGCAACAACCGCCCCCATACCAACAAGACTGTAAGCTCCGGGTGAAGCTGTAACGGCGGGAAATAACAAATGAACAAGGTATCCAAATGCTCCTCCTGCCATAGAGCCAATAAAAAGAGAAGGGGCAAAGATTCCGCCCGAGCCCCCGGAACCGATAGTTATTGATGTCGCAATTATTTTCACAAAAACAAGTCCTAATATTATATACCATGAGAGCTTTCCCAAAAGTACCAGCCCAATTGCATCATAACCAACCCCGAAGATATGAGGAAAAAATATCCCTATAGACCCAATTAGTAAACCGCCAAAAGCCGCCTTCGTATACTCAGGAATTTTTATCGTATCAAAAAAATCCTCGGTTTTATAAAGAACTTTAGTAAAGACGACGCCAACGATACCAGCAACAACGCCAAGTACCACGTAAAGAGGAAGTTCCCAGGTGCTGACAAGAGTATAATGAGGAATTGTGAATGCAGGATAATTCCCCAGATGAACCCGCGAAATCACAGTAGCCATTACCGACGAAACCACTATGGGACTGAAGGCAGCAATACCAAACTCTCCAAGCACTATCTCCAGTGCGAACATAGCACCGGCAATCGGAGCATTAAACGTTGCCGCAATCCCGGCAGCAGCTCCGCAACCCACAAGGGTTCTCATCCGGTCTGCCGATACCCCTAAAACCTGCCCCAAGGCAGATCCGATTGCCGAACCTATCTGAACGATAGGTCCCTCTCTACCTACAGAACCACCTGACCCCATACAAATTG encodes:
- the dusB gene encoding tRNA dihydrouridine synthase DusB, with the translated sequence MKIGKLFLKNNVFLAPMAGITDLVFRLLVREFGLSLCFTEMVSANGLVRGTGESYQYLESMPGDKPLGVQIFGSDPGVLSEATKIVTDRGADLVDINMGCPVKKVLKTGAGGILMRDPSKVAVILQSIRKATSLPVTVKMRSGWSNDEINVLEIARVVQDCGVDAVVLHPRTVNQGFGGRADWRLIARVKKCLNIPVVGSGDIRRPEDAQRMLDVTGCDGVMIGRGVLGNPWIVRDVVGYLKNKSVFSPPALEEREDIISHHLDMSVKFFGEKAGLRKFRKHLLWYTKGLKGSSRFRETVVKIDGKESLLTMVHSYFKSIDEK
- a CDS encoding chloride channel protein gives rise to the protein MEIFSKTGVISRLRTNEHAMMIFMAIIVGVLGGYGAVGFRWLITFFQGVFFGSDGGSFLELLSGLPWYKKLVPPIVGGVLVGPIVYFFAREAKGHGVPEVMEAVALKGGIIRKRVVLVKTFASAICMGSGGSVGREGPIVQIGSAIGSALGQVLGVSADRMRTLVGCGAAAGIAATFNAPIAGAMFALEIVLGEFGIAAFSPIVVSSVMATVISRVHLGNYPAFTIPHYTLVSTWELPLYVVLGVVAGIVGVVFTKVLYKTEDFFDTIKIPEYTKAAFGGLLIGSIGIFFPHIFGVGYDAIGLVLLGKLSWYIILGLVFVKIIATSITIGSGGSGGIFAPSLFIGSMAGGAFGYLVHLLFPAVTASPGAYSLVGMGAVVAGATHGPLSAILILFEMTGDYKIILPLMLSCIISNVVANHIKRESIYTLKLLRRGVDIRAGRETNVMKALLVKDAMTDEVETVSENMPLKQLLEFTLLSKHSSFPVVDSSGLLSGILTFQDFKEIIFKEELGHLVVAKELSTTNVITITENEDLDSALEKIGFKNIEQLPVVDENNPRKIVGILSRRDIFAAYNKALIDRSLTEGSRTKDLK